The DNA sequence TCCTTCCGCGCCGCCAGCAGGTGGAGATCGCCGGCCGCCGGCGCGCCGCCGACGTGTTGCGCGAGCTCGGCTTCCTGCCGGGCACGGCGATGGTGATCCGGGGCGATGAGCTGGTGCCCGAGAGCGCGATGCTCGAGGCCGACGACGACATCGAGGTGCGCTCGGTGATCTCCGGAGGCGCCCCATGAAG is a window from the bacterium genome containing:
- a CDS encoding MoaD/ThiS family protein — protein: MRITVLPRRQQVEIAGRRRAADVLRELGFLPGTAMVIRGDELVPESAMLEADDDIEVRSVISGGAP